Sequence from the Nocardia brasiliensis genome:
CGCAAGGTCAGCTACCTCTCGCTGGCCATGTTCGAGGCCGAGATCAAGGAGCGGCTCGTCACCAAGCAGGCGATCCAGCTCGAGGTCCGCGCGGTGATCGCGTTCAAGGTCGCCAACGACACGCAATCCATCGTGAATGCGGCGCAGCGCTTCCTGTCCGAACAGGAAAAAGAGATGTCGGTGCTCACCGGCCGCATCTTCTCCGGCCATCTCCGCTCGATCATCGGGTCCATGACCGTCGAGGAGATTATCCGCGAACGGCAGAAGCTCGCCGACGAAGTGCTCGTCGCCTCCAAAGTCGAGATGAGCAACATCGGGCTCTGGGTCGATTCGTTCCAGATCCAGTCCATCGATGACGGCAACCTCGGCTACATTCAGGCGCTGGCCGCACCGCACAACGCCACGGTGCAACGGGACGCGCAGATCGCGCAATCGCAGGCCGCACAGCTCGCGGCGCAGGCCGAGCAGGAATCACTGCGCAGGCAGGCCGAATACGAACGAGAAACCGCGATTCTGCGCGCGCAGTACCAGCACGATATCGACAAGGCGAATGCCGAAGCCGCACAGGCCGGTCCGCTCGCCGAGGCGAACGCGCTGCAGGAGGTGCTCGCGGCGCAGGCGGTCCAGGCGCGCAAGGAGGCCGAGCTGCGCGAGCAGCAACTGCAGACCGAGGTCGTGAAACCCGCTCAGGCCGAAGCGGATCGGGTGCGCATCCTGGCTGAGGCCGAGGCCGACCGCACCAGGATCCAGGCCGCCGCTGCCGCCTCCAACAACCGGATCGCGTTGGACCAGTTGCTGATCGAGCAACTGCCGGAAATCGTCAAGCAGGCCTCGAACGGGCTGGCGAACGCGAATCTGACCGTACTCAACGGTCCGGACGGAGTCGGCGAACTGGTGAACGGAATGGTCGGTCAGGGACTCACCGTTTTCAATTCATTGCAAAAAGCGCTTTCGTCCAACGACGAGGATAAGGCGGGATAAGGTGACCGGGTAGTGACCGCGTGGCGAGGAGTGGGTGTTGGTGTCCATCGGGAAATTGGTCTCGTTCGACAGCTCTCGGGGATTCGGTTTCATTCGACCGGAGGACGGCGGTCCGGACGTATTCGTGCACGTCAACGACATCGGGCTGGATGAGGACGAGTTACGCCAGGGCCGGGTTTTCGAATTCGACATGACCGAGGGCGACCGCGGTCCCAAGGCGGTGAACCTGACCGTGGTCGGCGGCCAGCCGAACCCGCCGGTGCCCGTCCACAAATCGAAACACCGGGCCAACTCCGGCCACCTCACGGTCGCCGAGCACAAACGCCTCATCACCGAGCTGCTCCTGGACGCGAGCCCCGCGCTGACCGCGGGGGAGATCCTCACCATCCGCGACCGCCTCACCGCGTTCGCCGAACAACACGGGTGGCTCGACAGCTGACCCGGCCGTTTCGCCGCGGCCGTCAATTCCCGATCTTGTCGGCCGCGGCGCATACGATCTTCGGCAAGTGCCGATGAATTCTGCTCGAACATGCCGTCTGCATCGGTAAGGAACACGAACCGAGGAGGGTAGCTCGCGTGGACTTACCGGTGATGCCACCTGTCCGGCCGATGCTGGCCAAAACCGCGCCGGGCGTGCCCCGCGAATTCGGGCTGAGCTACGAGCCGAAATGGGACGGCTTCCGCTGCATCGTCTTCCGCGACGGTGCCGAGGTGGAACTCGGCTCGCGCAATGATCGCCCGTTGACCAGGTATTTCCCCGAGGTCGCCGAGCTGCTGCGTGCGGCGCTGCCGGACCGGTGCGTTGTCGACGGGGAGATCGTCGTGGTCACCGAGGGTGGCCTGGACTTCGACACCCTGCAGAACCGGCTGCATCCGGCCGCGTCCCGGGTGAACAAGCTGGCGGTGCAGACGCCGGCCAGCTTCGTCGCGTTCGATCTGCTCGCCCTCGGCGACCGGGATCTCACCGAGGAGCCGTTCGCCGAGCGCAGGCGACTGCTCGAGACCATCCTCGACACCAAACCCGCGCGGGTGCATCTGACCCCGATCACCCGGGACCCCGATGTCGCCGAGGACTGGTTCACCCGGTTCGAGGGCGCGGGTTTCGACGGCGTCATGGTCAAGGCCGACGGCCTGGCCTACCTGCAGGACAAACGGGTGATGCTGAAGGTCAAGCACGAGCGCACCGCCGACTGCGTGGTCGCGGGCTTCCGCTGGCACAAGGACGGTCAGGGGGTGGGATCGCTGCTGCTCGGACTCTTCGACGACGACGGCAACCTGCATCACGTCGGGGTGGCCAGCAGCTTCACCGCCGCCCGGCGCAAGGAACTGGTCGACGAGCTCGCGCCGCTGCGGGTCGACGCGCTGGCCGATCATCCGTGGCGCGAATGGGCGGACGCGGGCGCGCAGGCCAAAGCCGACGGCAAGATGCCAGGCGGGGTGAGCCGCTGGACCGGCGGCAAGGACCTCTCGTGGGAGGCGCTGCGCACCGAGCTGGTCGCCGAGGTCCGCTACGAGCACGTGCAGTCCGGCCGGCTCCGGCACGGCGGCAGGCTGGTCCGTTTCCGCACCGACCGCACCCCCGAGTCGTGCACCTACGCGCAGCTGGACGAGGCGCCGCCCGCCGAGCTGAGCGAGATCTTCAGCGAGGCGAAACCATGAGTGCGTCGGTCGATATCGAGGTCGACGGCCGCACCGTCACCATCAGCAACCCGGACAAGGTCTACTTCACCAGGCGCGGCGAGACCAAGCTCGACCTGGTCCGCTACTACCAGGCGGTGGCCGAGCCGTTCCTGAACGTGGTCGGCGGGCGGCCGCTGCTGCTGGAGCGCTATCCCGATGGCGCGTCCGGGAAGTCGTGGTTCCAGAAGCGGGTGCCCAAGTCGGCGCCGGACTGGCTGCACACCGTCGAGGTGTCCACGCCGAACGGCACTACCAGCGACGCGCTGGTCGCGCACGACCTCGCGCACATCCTGTGGGCGGTGAACCAGGGCTGCCTCGGCTTCCACGTGTGGCCCAACCGCGCCGACAACCTGAAGATCGCCGACGAGTTGCGCATCGACCTCGATCCCTCCCCCGGCATCACCCTCGACGACCTCAAACAGGCCGCCGTGCTGACCCGCGAGCTGTGCACCGAGCTCGGCATCGAATCCAGGATCAAGACCTCCGGTTCGCGCGGCCTGCACATCTACGTGGCGCTGGCACCGAATTGGGACGGCTACCAGGTGCGCGCGGCAGCCGTCGCGCTGGCCAGGGAGCTCGAGCGCAGGCATCCGGACGAGATCACCGCGCAGTGGTGGAAGGAAGAACGCGGCCATCGCGTATTCGTCGACTTCAACCAGAACGCCCCGCACAAAACGGTTTTCGGGGCGTGGTGCGTGCGGCCGAAGGTCGGCGCCCAGGTCTCCACGCCGATCAGCTGGTCCGCGCTGGCCGATGTGGTGCCCGACGAACTCACCATCGCCACCGTGCCCGCCCGGCTGGCCGAGCTCGGCGATCCGTGGGCCGATCGGGTGCCGCAGTCCATCGCGCCGCTGCTGGAGATGTCGGAACGCGATATGGCGTCGGGCCTGTTGGACGCGCCGTGGCCGCCGCAATATCCGAAGATGCCGAACGAGCCGCCGCGCGTGCAGCCGAGCCGGGCCAAGAAGGAGGAGTAGGCCGCCAGGCCACTCTTTTGTTGTCCCCCGCTACTCCGTCGTCCCCCGCTACTCCGTTGTCCACAGCGCCCAGGTGCCGCTGCGGCCGGGGTTCTCGCAGATCAAGGCCCGCCCGTCGGCGGTGCGGGCGGTCTTGCCCGTGGTCCCATCGCATTTCGCGCCGGGCTGCTGGGTCGTCGTGGCGATGCTGACCGGACCCGACCACAGGTAGCTGCTCGAGCCCTGCAGGCAGAGCAGCGTGGTGCCGTCCGCGCCGGTGCCGATCTGCCCGACCTGCGCTTCGGTGCAGGCCGAACCCTTCTTCAGATTGCTCTGCGGCACGGAGGTCGCGGTCAGGCTCGGTGCCGCCGACGGCGGCACCACCGTGGTGATCACCGTCGTCGGTGGCCGCTCCGCGCTCGCCTGCGCGGAGAGGTTCATCGTCGGTTTTGCGGCGCGGGTCACGCTGTCCGGCAACACATTTCCGGCCAGAACGAAGAACCCGACCAGCGCGGTCACCTCGGCGACGCCGATCAGCAGGGCGAACAGCGCCATCACCCGGCCCCGGGGATGGGAGAACGCGATGAAGCCGAATACGATCGCGACCGGGAACAGGCCGAGCAACGCCGCGACCAGCGCCACGATCGCGTACGGGTTCACGATCGGCGGGATCTCCACCCGCAGCCGCCCGGTCCGACGCCGGCTCGGCGCGGGATCCTGCCAGCGTTCGTCCGGCTCCGGCTCGCCCCAGCGCTCCTCCTCCGCCTCCGACCACCGATCGTCCTGCTGCGCTGTCGCAGGCCAGCGTTCCGTTTCACGGCGTTCTGCCCGTGCCATGCCAGGTTCCCTCTCCACACCACACACCGCGCAGGAACCTCGGACACTCCGGACCCGCCCCGATATCCCGACCCACAATAAGGGGCCGACGGCGACTGGAACATCCGAAAGGTCGAAATACGGTGACGCGACCGTAATAACGAACCAACAACGTTGCGCGCGAATTCGTGCGCGGAGGTTCATGCTGAGCACATCGTGCGCCCGCGCACGCACCCCGTGGCACTGACCTTGCGCTGACTCCTAGGAGGATCCAATGTTCGGTAGCACCACACCCGAAGGTCACGGCAATCGGCCGTGGCATGCGCAAGCCGGCGATCTGCTCGGCGACAACTACAACGTGCCGGGCCTGATCCTGTGCGCGCTCGGCATCGTCGCGATGGCGTGCACGCTCACCGCGGCGGGATACGGGTTCGGCGAGTGGGTTCAGATCGGCGCGATCGCGACGGCCGCGCTGTGGATTCTCGGTGTCGGCGCGCTGCTGGTCGAGCACCGGCGCGAGGAGGTCATCGAGTTGAAGTACGGACGGCAGGGCCACGCGCCGGGTACCCGCCGTCCGGTCCGCTACAGCGCGGCGCCGCGGCCCGCCGAGACGGACCTGGCGCAGGGCGGCTGACCCCGGCGACCGCGGGCACGCTCAGTGCCTGCGGTCCACCCGGGGCAGCGACTCGGTGACCAGGGTCATCAGCATGTCGACGAGCAGCTCGTGCACCTGCGGCCTGGTCAGCGTGCCGCGGGTGATCCATTCGCGCCCTGCCACTTTCACCAGCCCGCCGTAGGCACGGACCATCGCGCGCAATGCCGCACTGCGTGCGGAATCGGCGAGGCCGATCATCAGCAGCAGGCGTTCGGCCGCGGCGTCGTCGGCCTGATCGAGGATCTGCTGCACCTCGGGGTCGTCCCCGACGCCCTCGTGACTGGTCACCTTCACCCAGGTACTGCCGTGTTCGGCGATGGTATCCAGCAGCCAGTGCACACTCGCATCGACGCGCTCGCGCTCGGTGCCGGTGGGCACGATCATGTCGTCGAGCTTGGGCAGCGTCACCATCCGGCGGACGACCGCGAGATACAGATCGCGCTTGTTGCCGAAGTAGTGATTGATCAGACCGCGGGCGACGCCGGCGCGCTGGGCCAGCTCGGCGGTCGAGACCGCGGCGTAGGGCCGCTCGCCGAACATGTCGATCGCGCACGCGAGGATCTGCGCCCGCCGTTCGTCGGGTTCGAGCCTGCGGCGGCGCGGCGACACAGCACCGTCCGCGGTCGCCCTCGTGGTATCAGAGAGACCGGGCAATGAGATCCTTCATCACCTCGTTGCTACCCGCCAGGATGCGCAGGACGCGGGCGCCGGTGTAGAGCTGCGAAATCGGATACTCCGTCATGTAGCCGTAGCCGCCGAACAGTTGCAGGCAGCGGTCAACCACGATACCCAGCTGGTCGGTGAGCCAGTACTTCGACATCGCCGCGGTGGGGATATCCAGCTCGCCGCGCAGATGCTTGACGATGCAGTCGTCGAGGAACGTGCGGCCGACCTTGGCGATGGTCGCGCACTCGGCGAGCTCGAACTTGGTGTTCTGCATCGCGAACAGCGGCTTGCCGAATGCCTCGCGGCCCTTGGTGTAATCGATCGTGAGCTGGACCGCCTGCTCCATCATCGCGACCGCGATGATGCCGGTGACCAGGCGTTCCTGCGCCAGCATCTGCATCATCTGATAGAAGCCGAGGCCCTCGGTCTCGCCGAGCAGGTTCGTCACGGGCACGCGCAGGCCGTCGAAGAACAGCTCGGCGGTGTCCTGCGCCTTGCCACCGATCTTGTTCAGGATGCGACCGCGTTTGAAACCGGGGGTGTCGTCGGACACGTCGGCGTAGATCAACGAGACCCCGGCCGCGCCCTTGGTCGGATCGGTCTTGGCGGCGATGATGATGCCATCGCACAGCCAGCCGTTGGTGATGAAGATCTTCGAGCCGGTGATGACGTACTCGTCGCCCTCGCGCACCGCGCGGGTCTTGATGTTCTGCAAGTCCGAGCCGGTGCTCGGCTCGGTCATGCCGATGGAAAGCACGATCTCGCCCGCGGCGGCCTTGGGCAGCACCCTCCGCTTGAGCTCCTCGGTGCCGAACTCCTTGATGTAGGGCGCGATGATCGAGGTGTGCACGGGCATGCCGAGCGCACCGTCACCGGCGCGGGTCTGCTCCTCGATGATCGCCGCCTCGTGCGCGAAAGTGCCGCCGCCACCGCCGTATTCGGCGGGGATCGCGGTGCACAGCAGGCCGAGCTCGCCCGCGCGGTTGTACAGCCCGCGGTCCGGGTGACCCTGCGCGACGAACTTCTCCTCGTGCGGAACCACGTCCTTTTCGAAGAAAGCCTTCGCCAGGTCGCGAACCGCCTCGACCTCGTCGTCACTCCATGCGGCGCGTGCCATCTCAGATCCTTTGCTCGCTCTGTCCTTGCGCACCAGATTTACGCACTATTGGCGCTGTGTCAACAAGCCTGGCCCGCGACCGCGCCGCGACGAACGAAACCGCTGGTGAGTGGTCAGCCCGTGGGCTGTTGCGTCTGATTGACGGCGGCGAGCGAGGTCAGGATCGGGATCTCCGGATCGGCGGAAATGCCCTGCCTGCGCAGGAACCCATCGATCAGACCCCACACGAATTCGGTGGCCTGGTCGACGAACTCGACGGTGCGGGCGGCAGGCGTCGGATCGGCCAGCCACAGGTCGGTGATCGAGACCACCACGCCGACCACCGCGCGCGAGAGATAGTCGATGCCCGCGGTGTCGATCGGAATGGACTCGGCGATCTCGCGCGCCTGGCGGGCGAAGCGATCCGACGCGGCACGGCCGAGATCGAATTGCAGCACGGTGTCGTCGGAGCGCTGGGTCACCTGCGCCTGACCGAGGAAGCGAAAGACATTGGGATGCTGCAGAATACTGTCGGCATACCCGGTCAGCACCCGGCGCAGCGCGGCGCGGGGTGGTTGCAGCATGAGCGTCAGATCGTTGCCCGCGGCGGCCGCGGCGGACTTCGCCATCCGGTTGCCGATCTCGGTGTAGAGATCGGCCTTGTCGGCGAACTGCCGATACAGCCGCGGCTTGGTCATCGCCGCCTCGCGCGCGATGTCGTCCATGCTCGGGCGCGGCCCGGCCCGATCGATCACCCGAATCGCGGCATCGACGATCTCCGCGCGGGAGCTCGCCGATTGGCGGGAACTGGGACGGGGCACGACCGCAGCATACACGTACCGCCAGTACGTTTATGAGCGTGAGGTACGCCATAGTCTGGGCGTAGCACTCGCGCTGGTCGGCTTTACTTCGTACTGTCGGTATCGGAAAACGTACTGGCGGTACGGCTCGTGGCCGACCGGCAGCTCGCCCCCGAACGAGGCTGACAACATGACCAACCTGATCGACACCGATACGCCCCGCCCGGACCGACAGTGGACGGTGACCGCCGACGGCGCCGATCTCGCCGTCTTCGAATGGGGCGACCCCGCCGCCGAACCGCTGGTGCTGGTGCACGGCCTCACCGATACCCATCGGGTCTGGGCCACCGTCGCCGCCCTGCTGAGCGACGGATTCCGGGTGATCACCTACGACGTGCGCGGACACGGCAGGTCGGACAGCCCGCCCCTGCTCGCGGACTTCCGGCTGGACCGGCTGGCCGCGGACTTCTTCGCCGTGATCGATGCCGCGAGCCCGAAGCAGCCGGTGCACGCCTGCGGGCACGGCTGGGGTGCGGTGCAGCTGTGGGAGGCGGTGTGTGATCCGCGGGCGAACACCCGTATCGCCTCGTTCACCGCCATTTCCGGCCCCAACCTCGATCACCTCGGGCTGTGGCTGCGCGCGGTCGTCCCGCACGCCAAGGGCATCCTCGGCGATCTCGGCTGGTGGCTGCACGGCGCGCGCTGGACGCTGCGCCCGATCCCGGTCGCGCGCAGGCTGTATCCCCCGCGGGTGCGCGCACTGCTGGTCGAGCGGCTCGGCGGGCTCTCACCGATACCCGCGCGGATCGCCCGCACCTGGCGCACCGACCTCGTCGCCGGCGGCCGGATCGCCCAGGCCAACCTGCTGCACCACCTGCGTCGCCCCCGGCTGCGGCGCACCGCGGTGCCCGTGCAACTGCTGGTCGACACCACCGATCCGTTCGTGCCCGCCGCCATCTACGACACCTCGATTCGCTGGGTGGACCGGCTGTGGCGCTGCGCCGTGCCCGCCGACCATTGGCTGCCGGTCACCGAGCCGCTGCTGGTCGCCGAGGCGATCGCCAACTTCGTCGACGACCTGCGCGCCGACCGGGCCGCGATCACCCCGCGCAGCAGCTGACCCACCGCGATCCGGCTGCGCGCCCGCACAATTCGACACCGATTACGGAGATCTCATGCCGCACCCGCTGGCCCAGACCCTCGGCGCACCGCTGCCCGACGAGTTCGAGCGGCTGACCGAGGCCGACCTCGCCGCACTGGACCACCTGCTGCGCACCGCCGTCAGCGCGCGCGGCGAACGCCTCGGCGCGGCGGTCGAATCCTCGTTGCAGCTGATCCCCCGGCTCATGCGCCCGGCCGTGAAGAAGGCGCTCGGCCTGTGAGCGCGCGACTGATGGTGCGCGCGGAGACGACGAAGCTCGCGCGCCTGCTCGATCTCGCCGATCCGGCCGAACTCGCGTTCCTGCACGATCTTTCGCCCGAGGCGATCCGCGCGTTCCGGGAGCGCGCCACCGATCTGCTCTTCGATCGCGACGCCGCGCGCATGCGGCGGGTCGCCGCGGCGACGAAACTGGTGCCGACCGTGATCAGTGCCAAGGCGGCGGAGCGCGCGTTCGGCCCGGTGCTGTGCGCGGCCGTCGCGGGGTCGGTCGAGCCCGCCCGCGCGATCGATATCGCGAAGGCGCTGCCCGCCCGCTTTCTCGCCGAGACCGCCGTCCAGTTGGACCCGCGGCGTACCGCGGACATCATCGCCGCGGTGCCCACCCCGTTGGTCGTCGAGGTGGCCGGGGAGCTGTCGCGGCGCGACGACCATGTGACCATGAGCCGGTTCGTCGGCGTCGTGCCCGAGGACGCGATGCGCGCCGCGGCGCCCGTGCTCAGCGACGCCGATCTGTTGCGGGTCGGGTTCCTCATGGAGGACAAGTCCGCGCTGGACCGGCTGATCGCATTGTTCACCGACCGGCTTGCCGGGGTCATCCGGGCCGCGCACGAGCAAGGCCTTTGGGCCGAGGGTATCGATCTGCTCGACAGCGTCGGACCGCAGACCCGGGCGGCGCTCGGCGATATCGCGGCCGAGCTCGGTGGCGCCGTGCTCGACGGCCTGATCGAGGCCGTGCGCGAGCTGGACGCCTGGGCCTCGCTGCTGCCGGTGACGAGCGCGATGAGCCAGGACAGCCTGCGGGCCTTCGCCGAAAGGCCCGCGGTACAGGAGGAATCGGTGCTCGCCTCGATCATGGACGTCGCGCTGCGACACGGCTATTGGCTGGATCTGCTCCCGCTGGCGACCCAGCTGCGGCCCGAACAGCTGGCCCTGCTCGCCGCGCGCCTGGCCGAGAAGCCGGACGACGAGCTCGGCGAACTGGTCGCCCAGGCCGACGCGGCCGGCCTGTGGAACGCCATGCTCCCGATCGCCCTCGCGATGACCGACGACGAGCGGCGGCGCATGGCGGGCCTGCCCGTCATGGCCGACCCCGCGGTGTTGCGGGCGGTGATCGGCACCACCGCCGAGCACGAACTCTGGTCTCAGGCATTGCCTTTGGTGGACGCGCTGCCCGCGACCGCGACGCCGATCCTCGCCTCCTACCTCGCCGAACTCGATCGCGCGCAGTTGCTCGCCGCCCTGCTGGTCGCGGTGCGCTGCGACACCATCGACACCCTCGTCGAGATCGCGCTGGCGCAGGACGCGGCAGGCCGGGCCAGGGTGCTCGAACTCATCGACGGCTTGGACGAGCTCGACGAGTTCCTCGCCGCGCTCACCGCGGACACCCCGAAGGTGGTGTGGGACGGACTGATCGAGGTCCGCACCGAAATCCCCCCGACCTTGCGCGAGCGCGTCGCGGCACGAGCCGAGCATCTCGGCCGCGTCACCGAGGCAACGGATCTGCGCGCCGGGTAGCCCGATTCGAACGCCCTACAGAACATCGGATGAGGTGATATTTTCGGGGCGATGACGGGATCGGGGGGTTCGGGGCCCTCGCGCCCCGACGAGAAGGGCTGGCTCGACCAGCCGCTGACGCCCACCGCGCCGCCGCAGGTCTATCCGGACGGAACGGTGCCGCCGCGGCGCGCGGTGGCCTGGCGTGCACCCGGCCACGGGAAGCGCCACTGGGCGCTGATGGCCGTGGCGGCGGTGGCCGTGGTCGGAGTCACCGCCGCGCTCAACACTTCCCGTACCGATCGCGCCACGGCGCCCGCGCCCGATCTCCAGGGCTTTCACCATGTCGACGATCTCTGCGCGATCACCGACACCGCCCCCTATCTGAGTGCCGGGTTGAAGCTGACGCCGACCGCCGCGGCGGGTCCGAAATACCCGCTGCACCAAACCCAGCTGCACCCCGCCGTCGACACGATGGAGTGCACGATCCGGTTCAGCACCGCGGGAGCACTCGATCGTGCCGCGGACAGCACGGTGCGGGCACGGGCGGTGGTGCACAAGAAGTCCGATCCCCGCCCCGAGTTCACCGCCCGGTTCGAGACCTGGACGCAGTCCCCGCTGCTGGCGCACGACGAGATCACCGCGGTGCGCGGCCTCGGCGAAGAGGCGTATCTGGTCCGGCGCAAGGACGACCGCGATGCCCGGCCGCACACCGTCAGCCTCGCGGTGCGCCACGGGTGGACCACCTACGAGATCAGCTGGTCGCGACTGTCTTCGCTGCCCGCCACGTCCGCCGCCAAACCGCCGACCACCGAGGCGGCGATCGCGCTGCTGCGCCGGACCGCGGCGACGACCCTGCGCGTACTGCGCGCCTGACCGGGCGCCGCGGACACAGCGCAAGGCAACCGGGCGGCAACCCGCCGCGCGCGTTTGCGACAATGAGTGGGTCGATTTCCCAGCTCAGCAAAAGGATGCCTGTACCACCGATGGCCGAAACCACGATTGATCCGGACGAGCTCGCGACCTGTCTGCGCGTACTGGACCAGGCCGGGCGGCTGGAGAAGGACCATCCCGACTCGGTGGCGGTGCAGCGCGCGGTCGGCCACATGTTCAAGAAGCTCAAGCAGCGCCGCCGCATCGAGGCCAGGGCGGCGGTGTCGGCGGCCGATCGCGAGGTCGTCGCCGCGACCGCGACCGGCTCGCCGCAGCGCATCGACGACGAGACCGCGGGGATCCCCTTGGCCTCCAGTGCGGCCGGGGCCACCGCGGGCACCCTGATCCGGCCGCGCCCCTGCTACATCTGCAAGCAGAAGTACACGCAGGTCGACGCGTTCTATCACCAGCTCTGCCCGGAATGCGCCGCGCGCAGCCACAGCAAACGAGACGCCCGTACCGATCTGACCGGGCGGCGGGCCCTGCTCACCGGCGGCCGCGCCAAGATCGGCATGTACATCGCGCTGCGGCTGCTGCGCGACGGCGCGCACACCACGATCACCACCCGCTTCCCCAACGACGCGGTCCGCCGCTTCGCCG
This genomic interval carries:
- a CDS encoding SPFH domain-containing protein; this translates as MLGYHVPDPDEAMLISGAKTKDDAPFKVVIGRGSWVVPLFRKVSYLSLAMFEAEIKERLVTKQAIQLEVRAVIAFKVANDTQSIVNAAQRFLSEQEKEMSVLTGRIFSGHLRSIIGSMTVEEIIRERQKLADEVLVASKVEMSNIGLWVDSFQIQSIDDGNLGYIQALAAPHNATVQRDAQIAQSQAAQLAAQAEQESLRRQAEYERETAILRAQYQHDIDKANAEAAQAGPLAEANALQEVLAAQAVQARKEAELREQQLQTEVVKPAQAEADRVRILAEAEADRTRIQAAAAASNNRIALDQLLIEQLPEIVKQASNGLANANLTVLNGPDGVGELVNGMVGQGLTVFNSLQKALSSNDEDKAG
- a CDS encoding cold-shock protein, yielding MLVSIGKLVSFDSSRGFGFIRPEDGGPDVFVHVNDIGLDEDELRQGRVFEFDMTEGDRGPKAVNLTVVGGQPNPPVPVHKSKHRANSGHLTVAEHKRLITELLLDASPALTAGEILTIRDRLTAFAEQHGWLDS
- a CDS encoding ATP-dependent DNA ligase, with translation MDLPVMPPVRPMLAKTAPGVPREFGLSYEPKWDGFRCIVFRDGAEVELGSRNDRPLTRYFPEVAELLRAALPDRCVVDGEIVVVTEGGLDFDTLQNRLHPAASRVNKLAVQTPASFVAFDLLALGDRDLTEEPFAERRRLLETILDTKPARVHLTPITRDPDVAEDWFTRFEGAGFDGVMVKADGLAYLQDKRVMLKVKHERTADCVVAGFRWHKDGQGVGSLLLGLFDDDGNLHHVGVASSFTAARRKELVDELAPLRVDALADHPWREWADAGAQAKADGKMPGGVSRWTGGKDLSWEALRTELVAEVRYEHVQSGRLRHGGRLVRFRTDRTPESCTYAQLDEAPPAELSEIFSEAKP
- the ligD gene encoding non-homologous end-joining DNA ligase yields the protein MSASVDIEVDGRTVTISNPDKVYFTRRGETKLDLVRYYQAVAEPFLNVVGGRPLLLERYPDGASGKSWFQKRVPKSAPDWLHTVEVSTPNGTTSDALVAHDLAHILWAVNQGCLGFHVWPNRADNLKIADELRIDLDPSPGITLDDLKQAAVLTRELCTELGIESRIKTSGSRGLHIYVALAPNWDGYQVRAAAVALARELERRHPDEITAQWWKEERGHRVFVDFNQNAPHKTVFGAWCVRPKVGAQVSTPISWSALADVVPDELTIATVPARLAELGDPWADRVPQSIAPLLEMSERDMASGLLDAPWPPQYPKMPNEPPRVQPSRAKKEE
- a CDS encoding DUF4190 domain-containing protein gives rise to the protein MARAERRETERWPATAQQDDRWSEAEEERWGEPEPDERWQDPAPSRRRTGRLRVEIPPIVNPYAIVALVAALLGLFPVAIVFGFIAFSHPRGRVMALFALLIGVAEVTALVGFFVLAGNVLPDSVTRAAKPTMNLSAQASAERPPTTVITTVVPPSAAPSLTATSVPQSNLKKGSACTEAQVGQIGTGADGTTLLCLQGSSSYLWSGPVSIATTTQQPGAKCDGTTGKTARTADGRALICENPGRSGTWALWTTE
- a CDS encoding TetR/AcrR family transcriptional regulator, whose translation is MPGLSDTTRATADGAVSPRRRRLEPDERRAQILACAIDMFGERPYAAVSTAELAQRAGVARGLINHYFGNKRDLYLAVVRRMVTLPKLDDMIVPTGTERERVDASVHWLLDTIAEHGSTWVKVTSHEGVGDDPEVQQILDQADDAAAERLLLMIGLADSARSAALRAMVRAYGGLVKVAGREWITRGTLTRPQVHELLVDMLMTLVTESLPRVDRRH
- a CDS encoding acyl-CoA dehydrogenase family protein — translated: MARAAWSDDEVEAVRDLAKAFFEKDVVPHEEKFVAQGHPDRGLYNRAGELGLLCTAIPAEYGGGGGTFAHEAAIIEEQTRAGDGALGMPVHTSIIAPYIKEFGTEELKRRVLPKAAAGEIVLSIGMTEPSTGSDLQNIKTRAVREGDEYVITGSKIFITNGWLCDGIIIAAKTDPTKGAAGVSLIYADVSDDTPGFKRGRILNKIGGKAQDTAELFFDGLRVPVTNLLGETEGLGFYQMMQMLAQERLVTGIIAVAMMEQAVQLTIDYTKGREAFGKPLFAMQNTKFELAECATIAKVGRTFLDDCIVKHLRGELDIPTAAMSKYWLTDQLGIVVDRCLQLFGGYGYMTEYPISQLYTGARVLRILAGSNEVMKDLIARSL
- a CDS encoding TetR/AcrR family transcriptional regulator gives rise to the protein MPRPSSRQSASSRAEIVDAAIRVIDRAGPRPSMDDIAREAAMTKPRLYRQFADKADLYTEIGNRMAKSAAAAAGNDLTLMLQPPRAALRRVLTGYADSILQHPNVFRFLGQAQVTQRSDDTVLQFDLGRAASDRFARQAREIAESIPIDTAGIDYLSRAVVGVVVSITDLWLADPTPAARTVEFVDQATEFVWGLIDGFLRRQGISADPEIPILTSLAAVNQTQQPTG
- a CDS encoding alpha/beta fold hydrolase; its protein translation is MTNLIDTDTPRPDRQWTVTADGADLAVFEWGDPAAEPLVLVHGLTDTHRVWATVAALLSDGFRVITYDVRGHGRSDSPPLLADFRLDRLAADFFAVIDAASPKQPVHACGHGWGAVQLWEAVCDPRANTRIASFTAISGPNLDHLGLWLRAVVPHAKGILGDLGWWLHGARWTLRPIPVARRLYPPRVRALLVERLGGLSPIPARIARTWRTDLVAGGRIAQANLLHHLRRPRLRRTAVPVQLLVDTTDPFVPAAIYDTSIRWVDRLWRCAVPADHWLPVTEPLLVAEAIANFVDDLRADRAAITPRSS